The following are encoded together in the Bacteroidales bacterium genome:
- the rsxC gene encoding electron transport complex subunit RsxC, with translation MCALKTFRSGGVHPTENKLSEESSIEVFPLPRQVSIPVNQNLGAPGIPMVNKGDTVKVGQLIAKGEAFISSNVHSSVSGKVLKIDDMIDQTGFRRKAVVIKVEGDEWELSIDRSPGIRKELTLAREEIIKKIHDMGIVGMGGATFPSHVKLMVPDGKKAEFLIINGVECEPYLTADHRLMLEKGEEVLIGTMILMKGLGVEKAIIGIENNKPEAIRHMTELSKQYPNISIQALKVRYPQGGEKQLINALLGREVPSGKLPIEVGCVVNNVGTAFAVYEAVQKNKPLIERIVTVTGKTVKKPSNFLVRIGTPVQELLERVQADLEITGKVVSGGPMMGKALNSLEVPVVKGTSGLLLFTEVNSSRTEMKACIRCGRCVRVCPMGLEPILLAQYSENNMWDMAEANLVMDCMECGSCHYTCPSGRPLLDYIRLGKNKVGQNIRNRGKK, from the coding sequence ATGTGTGCATTGAAAACTTTCCGTTCAGGAGGTGTTCATCCAACCGAAAATAAACTATCAGAGGAAAGCTCCATTGAAGTTTTCCCATTACCCAGGCAGGTTAGCATACCTGTTAACCAGAACCTGGGAGCGCCCGGTATTCCGATGGTTAATAAGGGAGATACCGTGAAAGTCGGTCAGCTGATCGCTAAAGGCGAAGCTTTCATTTCATCCAATGTTCATTCATCTGTATCCGGAAAAGTACTTAAGATCGATGACATGATCGATCAAACCGGTTTTAGAAGAAAGGCTGTGGTGATTAAAGTGGAGGGAGATGAATGGGAACTTTCAATAGATCGCAGCCCCGGGATCAGGAAAGAACTTACCCTTGCGCGTGAGGAGATCATTAAAAAGATCCATGATATGGGCATTGTTGGCATGGGGGGGGCAACTTTTCCTTCTCATGTCAAATTGATGGTCCCGGATGGTAAAAAGGCCGAGTTCCTGATAATAAACGGGGTTGAGTGCGAGCCTTATCTTACGGCCGACCACCGCCTGATGCTGGAAAAAGGAGAAGAAGTGCTGATCGGCACCATGATACTGATGAAAGGCCTTGGCGTAGAAAAAGCCATTATCGGAATCGAAAACAACAAACCCGAGGCTATACGGCATATGACTGAATTGTCAAAACAATATCCCAATATTTCCATTCAGGCCTTGAAGGTCAGGTACCCTCAGGGTGGTGAAAAACAACTGATCAATGCCTTGCTGGGCCGTGAAGTCCCGTCAGGAAAATTACCCATTGAAGTCGGATGTGTGGTCAATAACGTGGGAACAGCTTTTGCCGTTTATGAAGCGGTTCAGAAGAATAAGCCGCTTATCGAACGCATTGTCACAGTGACTGGTAAAACAGTAAAAAAACCATCGAATTTCCTTGTCAGGATAGGTACCCCGGTTCAGGAGCTATTGGAAAGGGTTCAGGCAGACCTGGAAATTACCGGAAAGGTTGTCAGTGGAGGCCCCATGATGGGGAAAGCGCTGAACTCGCTCGAAGTTCCTGTTGTAAAAGGGACATCAGGGCTTTTACTATTTACCGAAGTAAATTCCTCCCGCACTGAAATGAAGGCATGCATCCGTTGCGGTCGTTGCGTAAGGGTGTGCCCAATGGGTCTCGAACCGATCCTGCTTGCCCAATACTCGGAGAATAACATGTGGGATATGGCAGAAGCCAATTTGGTCATGGATTGTATGGAGTGTGGATCATGCCACTATACCTGTCCTTCCGGACGTCCATTGCTCGATTATATCCGCCTCGGAAAAAATAAAGTCGGTCAAAATATCAGAAACAGAGGAAAAAAATAA
- the nadC gene encoding carboxylating nicotinate-nucleotide diphosphorylase, giving the protein MNIEEIIRQALEEDIGNGDHTSLATIPGEATGKSKLLIKEEGILAGVDIARQVYYLLDPSLKFDILIADGSAVMPGNIAFYISGSSRSILTGERLALNFMQRMSGIATATSQLVKLIEGTGAKILDTRKTTPLLRELEKTAVRLGGGENHRMGLYDMIMIKDNHVDFAGGIRQAIEAVNAYLSKMKPEELKIKNEKLKIEIEVRNFRELEEVLSVGRVDRVMLDNFTAPDLVKAVKMIGGRFETEASGGINAHNIREYAETGVDFISVGALTHHIKSLDMSLKAVL; this is encoded by the coding sequence ATGAATATTGAAGAAATTATCCGGCAAGCACTGGAAGAAGATATTGGTAATGGTGACCATACTTCCCTGGCAACTATCCCCGGGGAAGCAACCGGTAAGTCGAAGCTGCTGATTAAAGAAGAAGGAATCCTGGCAGGTGTTGATATAGCCAGACAAGTTTATTATCTTCTCGATCCATCCCTTAAATTTGATATCCTGATAGCGGACGGATCAGCCGTTATGCCCGGTAATATTGCCTTTTACATATCCGGAAGTTCCCGGTCCATCCTCACTGGTGAACGGCTGGCACTCAATTTCATGCAAAGGATGAGCGGCATTGCTACTGCTACTTCGCAGTTGGTAAAACTTATTGAAGGTACCGGAGCAAAGATCCTTGACACCCGGAAAACCACCCCACTTTTAAGGGAATTGGAAAAGACCGCGGTCAGGCTGGGCGGCGGGGAAAACCACCGGATGGGACTTTACGATATGATCATGATCAAGGATAACCACGTGGATTTTGCCGGAGGTATCAGGCAAGCCATTGAAGCCGTGAATGCCTATCTAAGCAAGATGAAGCCTGAAGAATTAAAAATTAAAAATGAAAAATTAAAAATTGAGATTGAGGTTCGTAATTTCCGGGAATTGGAAGAGGTATTAAGCGTCGGCAGGGTTGACAGGGTCATGCTCGATAATTTCACGGCTCCTGACCTGGTCAAAGCTGTGAAAATGATCGGTGGACGTTTTGAAACTGAAGCTTCAGGGGGCATTAATGCCCATAATATCAGGGAATATGCTGAAACAGGAGTGGATTTCATTTCTGTCGGCGCCCTGACTCACCACATCAAAAGTCTGGATATGAGTCTTAAAGCGGTACTATAG
- a CDS encoding SoxR reducing system RseC family protein, translating into MASATIIHPGIIESITGDKIFVRILSHSACNSCHAKGACTIADVEEKIIEADIDPSGNRKPGEQVMVRMEESLGQKAVLMGYVLPLVVLVGSIILFLSVLKHEGLAALLSLLMLVPYYLTLYLFRKQLRKEFRFRIE; encoded by the coding sequence ATGGCTTCAGCCACCATTATTCATCCCGGAATTATCGAAAGCATTACCGGAGATAAAATTTTTGTCAGGATACTTTCACATTCTGCCTGCAATTCATGTCATGCGAAAGGAGCGTGCACCATTGCCGATGTTGAGGAAAAAATCATCGAAGCAGATATTGACCCTTCAGGAAACCGGAAGCCAGGGGAACAGGTAATGGTCAGAATGGAAGAATCTTTGGGGCAGAAGGCCGTATTAATGGGCTATGTACTGCCATTAGTTGTATTAGTGGGATCCATCATTCTTTTTCTGTCCGTCCTCAAACATGAAGGACTGGCGGCTTTGCTTTCCCTTTTAATGCTTGTACCCTATTATCTTACATTATATTTGTTCAGAAAGCAGTTAAGAAAAGAATTCAGGTTTCGGATCGAATGA
- a CDS encoding RnfABCDGE type electron transport complex subunit B, whose protein sequence is MDSILILGVVSLSAIGLVSAVVLYFVAQKFKVIEDPRIGIVEESLPAANCGGCGFAGCRNFAEALVKKAEDEKSIEGLNCPVGGSDVMKKVAAILGLVASEAEPLIAVVRCNGSFGHAPAKVKYDGPATCAFAHNLYAGTSGCAYGCLGLGDCVVSCNFDAIFMEPETGLPVVKENCIACGACVKACPRGIIELRTKGKKDRRIYVCCVNEEKGGPARKNCSVACIGCGKCVEVCPFEAITLIENLAYIDFDKCKLCRKCTPVCPTEAIHEINFPSRKEKEAEELSNKKTGCVH, encoded by the coding sequence GTGGACAGTATATTGATTCTTGGCGTTGTATCACTCAGTGCGATTGGTTTAGTATCCGCGGTTGTGCTATATTTCGTCGCCCAGAAATTCAAAGTCATAGAAGATCCCAGGATTGGAATTGTGGAAGAATCGCTTCCGGCTGCCAATTGCGGGGGATGTGGCTTTGCAGGCTGCCGGAATTTTGCAGAAGCATTAGTTAAAAAAGCTGAAGATGAAAAGTCGATTGAGGGATTGAATTGCCCGGTCGGAGGATCGGATGTGATGAAAAAGGTGGCAGCCATTCTTGGATTGGTGGCTTCCGAAGCAGAACCACTCATTGCGGTAGTGCGCTGCAACGGATCATTCGGGCATGCGCCGGCCAAAGTTAAGTATGATGGGCCAGCCACCTGCGCTTTTGCGCATAATTTGTATGCGGGGACCAGTGGTTGTGCGTACGGTTGCCTGGGGCTTGGCGATTGCGTGGTTTCCTGCAATTTTGATGCTATTTTCATGGAACCTGAAACCGGTTTACCGGTGGTCAAAGAAAACTGCATCGCCTGCGGGGCCTGCGTAAAAGCTTGCCCCCGTGGCATTATCGAATTAAGGACCAAAGGCAAAAAAGACCGCCGGATCTATGTTTGTTGTGTTAATGAGGAAAAAGGAGGACCAGCAAGGAAGAATTGCTCGGTTGCGTGTATCGGATGTGGAAAATGTGTTGAAGTTTGTCCTTTCGAGGCCATCACGCTAATAGAAAACCTGGCTTATATCGATTTCGATAAGTGCAAACTTTGCAGGAAATGCACCCCTGTTTGTCCGACAGAAGCTATCCATGAGATCAATTTCCCTTCCCGTAAAGAGAAGGAAGCAGAAGAATTATCAAACAAAAAAACAGGATGTGTGCATTGA
- a CDS encoding YihY/virulence factor BrkB family protein — MKEFIIRISVKVKGLITKLFRLIFIPLFLLSRKIVLPGFRGVSLYEVGLFFIRGMKKSSISLRANAISYSFIIAFVPAVLFLFTLIPYIPITDLKENMMMTLQEVIPYEAFILLRSTIEDIITNQQTGLLSISFLITLYFAGSGVIAIMNAFNQSSHSIESRTSLKKQLIALLLVFILAVNMIISGAALALSSIVLYFMESKGIISDNSTLFLLQAGQWVIILLTSLIAFSSIYYLAPAKKRVFPFFSAGSILASLLSVLSFKVFSIFIENFTNYNRFYGSLGTMIMIIVWINLTALMLLIGFELNASIYEASKNKLNDKEGSEGDA; from the coding sequence ATGAAGGAATTTATTATAAGAATCTCAGTAAAAGTTAAAGGCTTAATCACGAAGCTTTTCAGACTAATTTTTATTCCGCTTTTCCTTCTGTCACGTAAAATTGTCCTTCCGGGATTTAGAGGTGTCTCTCTTTACGAAGTAGGATTGTTTTTTATCCGTGGAATGAAGAAAAGTTCGATATCCCTCCGGGCTAACGCCATCTCCTATTCTTTCATCATTGCTTTCGTTCCGGCCGTTCTATTTTTATTTACCCTGATTCCTTATATTCCAATTACTGACCTGAAAGAGAATATGATGATGACCTTGCAGGAAGTTATCCCCTATGAAGCCTTCATCCTTTTACGGTCAACCATTGAAGATATCATAACCAACCAGCAAACCGGCCTGCTCTCCATAAGTTTTTTAATCACTCTCTATTTTGCCGGTAGTGGGGTAATTGCTATCATGAATGCCTTTAACCAGTCTTCCCATTCAATTGAGTCGCGTACCTCTTTAAAAAAGCAACTGATTGCTTTGTTACTGGTATTTATCCTTGCGGTAAACATGATTATCTCCGGTGCAGCCCTTGCCTTATCATCTATTGTATTGTATTTTATGGAAAGCAAAGGTATAATAAGTGATAATTCCACTTTGTTCTTGCTGCAGGCGGGTCAGTGGGTCATCATCCTGCTTACTTCTTTGATTGCTTTTTCAAGCATTTATTACCTTGCACCGGCTAAAAAACGGGTTTTCCCTTTCTTTTCAGCCGGATCCATACTTGCTTCTCTGTTATCCGTCTTAAGCTTTAAAGTGTTTTCAATCTTTATTGAAAACTTCACCAATTACAACAGATTTTATGGATCATTAGGAACCATGATCATGATCATCGTGTGGATCAACCTTACTGCCCTGATGTTATTAATTGGCTTTGAACTGAATGCCAGCATTTACGAGGCAAGCAAGAATAAATTGAACGATAAAGAAGGATCAGAGGGTGATGCATAG
- a CDS encoding DUF4783 domain-containing protein yields MKEVILLMMFTILATWVKVEAQDDPFDPIFKAMQGSDARSLSASFNVTVELLLPDNENTYSAAQGEMIMKDFFKKYPPDSFTVIQKGTIDPISRFAIGNYVTGNRQYQVYINLRKEKDRFLIQKIKFEEKKK; encoded by the coding sequence ATGAAAGAAGTCATTCTCCTGATGATGTTCACCATTCTTGCAACATGGGTAAAGGTAGAGGCACAGGATGACCCCTTCGATCCTATCTTTAAAGCTATGCAGGGATCAGATGCCAGAAGTTTGTCAGCTTCATTCAACGTAACTGTCGAGTTGCTCCTTCCGGACAATGAAAATACTTACAGTGCAGCACAGGGTGAAATGATTATGAAAGATTTCTTTAAAAAATATCCGCCTGATTCTTTTACAGTAATTCAAAAGGGTACAATTGATCCCATATCCAGGTTTGCAATTGGTAACTATGTTACCGGCAACAGGCAATACCAGGTATATATCAATCTGCGCAAGGAAAAAGACCGCTTCCTGATTCAAAAGATCAAGTTTGAAGAGAAAAAAAAGTAA
- a CDS encoding T9SS type A sorting domain-containing protein → MKFYHYFIFMLAMLMAGFIQGQDSQEQNVPIVSKAVYFDVTPPLRDMPIVLPGERDRSWKDNIIQNKSMEDEYKNMEANIPEDFVDPVLQQSYPASREIAGPVLNFEGVGNLCSCAPPDTEGDVGPDHYFQMINLAFAIWDKQGNLLYGPVDNSTLWDGFIGPWTGTNDGDPVVLYDELADRWIASQFAVNTSNGTYWQLVAVSSTSDPLGSYNRYAFQMPAFNDYPKLSVWPDAYYATFNMFGSYTRVGVAAFERDSMLAGSPDAQMVYFNQPSGTFSMLPADFDGTPPPVGSPCYFAHLRTFSSQNFEVYEFDVNWDSPSGSAFTMVSDLTTASFNPNLNGVPQPGTGTRLDDLGMMIMFRLQYRNFGTYQTLVANHTVNAGAGRTGVRWYELRKETGDWYIYQQGTYAPDDGEYRWMGSIAMNGNGDIGLGFSISSASTYPSIRYVGRRADATPGEMNLEEIQIIGGTSSQSGMDRWGDYSCLSVDPTDDSTFWFTNEYYKSGWKTRIASFNFGPILPPEVDAGNDTIICETEPFQADAQSFYQQSVQWYSSGDGFFVDPSKIQAVYLRGQGDVVNGGMTLWMVGTGYLPGQEDSDTVNVSLAKIAKANAGPDSTICADETIMLSGSAEYQDSILWKSDGDGTFDDVKIFNPLYTPGTEDISKGFVWLRLTAYDSLPCESSHTDKVKITIDQCTGIREGTESQFSIKVVPNPAYSQLNFQIRGIEKNQETMLTMTNTQGIVVFTMKLPITDGQYSNSMNISRFPKGIYYLKVSNMKEQVTQKVVLQ, encoded by the coding sequence ATGAAATTTTATCACTATTTTATTTTCATGCTTGCCATGCTGATGGCAGGATTCATCCAGGGACAGGATAGCCAGGAGCAAAATGTCCCGATCGTCTCAAAAGCAGTTTATTTTGATGTTACCCCACCGCTGAGGGATATGCCTATTGTCCTCCCGGGAGAGCGTGACCGTTCCTGGAAAGATAATATCATCCAGAATAAATCCATGGAAGATGAATACAAAAACATGGAAGCAAACATCCCGGAAGATTTTGTTGATCCGGTACTGCAGCAATCATATCCTGCCTCGAGGGAAATTGCAGGACCGGTACTTAATTTTGAAGGCGTTGGAAATCTCTGCAGTTGTGCTCCACCTGATACTGAAGGCGATGTGGGTCCTGATCATTATTTTCAAATGATAAACCTTGCTTTTGCCATCTGGGATAAGCAGGGAAATTTACTTTATGGCCCAGTCGATAACAGCACATTATGGGACGGGTTCATCGGACCCTGGACAGGTACAAACGACGGTGACCCGGTTGTTTTATATGATGAATTAGCTGACCGGTGGATTGCTTCGCAATTTGCTGTAAATACGTCTAATGGAACTTATTGGCAACTGGTAGCCGTCTCATCAACGTCTGACCCCTTGGGATCTTATAACCGGTATGCTTTTCAGATGCCGGCTTTCAATGATTATCCAAAATTATCAGTGTGGCCGGATGCTTATTACGCGACATTTAATATGTTCGGCAGTTATACCCGTGTGGGTGTGGCGGCTTTCGAGCGTGATTCGATGCTTGCTGGCAGCCCGGATGCCCAAATGGTTTATTTTAACCAGCCTTCCGGAACTTTCAGTATGCTGCCGGCAGATTTTGACGGGACGCCACCTCCTGTCGGTTCCCCTTGTTATTTTGCTCACTTAAGGACATTTTCCTCACAGAATTTTGAAGTATATGAATTTGATGTTAACTGGGATTCACCATCAGGTTCTGCTTTCACGATGGTCAGCGACCTCACTACGGCTTCTTTTAACCCAAATCTCAATGGAGTGCCGCAACCTGGCACCGGCACCAGGCTTGATGACCTTGGCATGATGATCATGTTCAGACTGCAATACCGTAATTTCGGCACTTACCAGACTTTGGTGGCTAACCATACTGTCAATGCAGGCGCCGGCCGGACAGGTGTCAGGTGGTATGAATTACGTAAAGAGACCGGCGACTGGTATATATATCAACAAGGCACTTATGCCCCTGATGATGGTGAATACCGATGGATGGGAAGTATTGCAATGAACGGTAACGGAGATATCGGTCTTGGATTCAGTATTTCCAGCGCATCAACTTATCCGTCAATCCGTTATGTAGGAAGACGTGCTGATGCGACACCGGGCGAAATGAACCTTGAAGAAATACAGATCATTGGCGGAACAAGTTCTCAAAGCGGCATGGATCGTTGGGGCGATTATTCCTGCCTTTCAGTCGACCCGACTGATGATTCCACCTTCTGGTTTACGAATGAATATTACAAAAGCGGGTGGAAGACCCGGATTGCCTCGTTCAATTTCGGCCCTATTTTACCGCCTGAAGTCGATGCCGGAAACGATACCATTATCTGTGAAACTGAGCCATTCCAGGCTGATGCCCAGTCTTTTTATCAGCAATCTGTCCAATGGTACTCATCAGGAGATGGGTTCTTTGTTGATCCATCAAAAATACAGGCTGTTTATCTCAGAGGTCAGGGGGACGTTGTAAACGGAGGGATGACCCTGTGGATGGTCGGAACGGGATATTTGCCCGGACAAGAAGACTCTGACACTGTCAATGTTTCTTTAGCTAAGATAGCAAAAGCGAATGCGGGACCTGATTCTACGATCTGCGCTGATGAGACAATTATGCTTTCAGGGTCAGCGGAATACCAGGATTCGATCCTCTGGAAATCTGATGGGGACGGTACTTTCGATGATGTAAAGATATTTAATCCTTTATACACGCCCGGGACAGAGGACATTTCTAAAGGATTTGTATGGCTGAGGCTGACAGCATACGATTCACTTCCTTGTGAAAGCTCTCATACTGATAAGGTGAAGATTACAATCGATCAGTGCACAGGCATCAGAGAAGGAACGGAAAGCCAGTTTTCCATTAAAGTAGTCCCAAATCCTGCCTATTCACAACTGAATTTCCAGATCAGGGGGATTGAAAAAAACCAGGAAACCATGCTGACCATGACCAATACTCAGGGTATTGTGGTCTTTACCATGAAACTCCCTATAACTGACGGGCAATATTCCAACTCCATGAATATATCCCGGTTCCCCAAGGGTATTTATTACCTTAAAGTCAGCAATATGAAGGAGCAGGTCACGCAAAAAGTCGTCCTGCAGTGA
- the alaS gene encoding alanine--tRNA ligase produces the protein MKSAEVRKIFLEFFESKAHKIVLSAPMVVRNDPTLMFTNAGMNQFKDIFLGHAPAKHLRIADTQKCLRVSGKHNDLEEVGHDTYHHTMFEMLGNWSFGDYFKKEAIEWAWELLTKVYGISEENLYATVFEGDASDNLGKDIESSAIWSRIIPPGRLLPGPKKDNFWEMGETGPCGPCSEIHYDLRSDDEKLKIPGRELVNKGHPQVVEIWNLVFIEFNRQMDGKLVPLPQKHVDTGMGFERLTMVIQGKKSNYDTDIFQPVINEIGRISGIAYGNNVDEDIAMRVIADHLRAVSFAIADGQLPSNTGAGYVIRRILRRAIRYGYTFLDLKEPFMGQLVPVLSSNMGAYFPELRSQGELIRKVVAEEEQSFLRTLSHGIRKFEQYLKENDTKKTIGGKFAFELFDTFGFPVDLTQVMAAEKGWSIDMKGFQEGLEEQKNRSRNAAQVDTHDWVALKSDGEATEFLGYDALEADVEIVKYRKVKAKGQEYFELVLNRTPFYAESGGQVGDRGYLECGGQRVMVEDTYKENDLVIHKTTEMLSDLSKKIRAVVDSGKRGATANNHSATHLMHAALRKVLGNHVEQKGSLVDENHLRFDFSHFTKMTDEEIREVEIIVNSRIRENISKGEKRRVPVEAAKKMGAMALFGEKYGEEVRVITFDPGYSVELCAGTHVPSTGQIGFFKIISEGAIAAGVRRIEAVTGEKAEAYFYEQLALIEEIREILKNTKDLAKSVKSMAEENKALLRKIEEHNRYRVDALKVELLRNAEMINGISFIGAKLDLDAKTAKDLAFSMSDQPGSLFILFVTISEDKVNISLMLSADLVKERGLHAGNLVRELAREINGGGGGQPHFATAGGTNAKGIPVVLEQARKIVGSL, from the coding sequence ATGAAATCAGCAGAAGTCAGGAAAATATTTTTAGAATTTTTTGAATCAAAGGCTCATAAAATCGTCCTATCGGCGCCCATGGTTGTCAGGAATGATCCGACTTTGATGTTCACCAATGCAGGTATGAACCAGTTTAAAGATATTTTCCTCGGACATGCGCCGGCGAAACATCTTCGCATTGCCGATACGCAGAAATGTCTCCGGGTTTCCGGCAAGCATAACGACCTGGAAGAAGTCGGACATGACACCTATCACCATACCATGTTTGAAATGTTGGGAAACTGGTCGTTCGGGGATTACTTTAAGAAAGAAGCGATCGAATGGGCCTGGGAACTGCTGACAAAAGTCTATGGGATTTCTGAAGAAAACCTGTATGCAACGGTGTTTGAAGGGGATGCTTCAGATAACCTGGGAAAAGATATTGAGTCGTCCGCAATATGGAGCCGTATCATACCGCCCGGGCGGCTATTGCCTGGTCCTAAAAAAGACAATTTCTGGGAGATGGGTGAAACCGGACCCTGCGGCCCATGTTCCGAGATTCATTATGACCTCAGAAGTGATGACGAAAAGCTGAAAATCCCGGGCCGGGAGCTGGTCAACAAAGGTCATCCGCAGGTTGTCGAGATCTGGAACCTGGTTTTCATCGAATTTAACCGCCAGATGGACGGAAAGCTGGTTCCTTTGCCACAGAAGCATGTTGATACCGGGATGGGTTTTGAAAGACTGACGATGGTCATACAGGGGAAGAAATCAAATTATGATACAGATATTTTCCAGCCTGTTATTAATGAAATTGGGAGAATTTCAGGAATAGCTTATGGTAATAATGTAGATGAAGATATTGCGATGCGCGTGATTGCCGATCATTTGCGCGCTGTCTCTTTTGCTATTGCCGATGGTCAGCTTCCATCCAACACCGGGGCCGGATATGTCATCCGCCGGATTCTGCGAAGGGCCATCCGTTACGGTTATACTTTCCTTGATCTCAAGGAGCCGTTCATGGGCCAGCTGGTCCCGGTATTGTCCTCGAATATGGGGGCTTATTTTCCTGAGCTTCGTTCACAGGGGGAACTGATCCGCAAGGTGGTGGCTGAAGAGGAACAATCCTTCCTGCGGACTCTCTCTCATGGCATCAGGAAGTTTGAGCAATATCTCAAGGAGAATGACACAAAAAAAACGATCGGCGGCAAATTTGCTTTTGAATTGTTCGACACCTTTGGTTTTCCGGTAGATCTTACGCAGGTTATGGCAGCGGAAAAAGGCTGGTCGATTGACATGAAAGGATTCCAGGAAGGCCTGGAAGAGCAGAAAAACCGGTCGCGAAATGCGGCACAGGTGGATACGCATGATTGGGTTGCCTTGAAATCTGATGGTGAAGCCACGGAATTTTTAGGATATGATGCACTCGAGGCTGATGTGGAGATCGTGAAATACCGAAAGGTTAAAGCGAAGGGGCAGGAATATTTTGAACTGGTCCTGAACCGGACTCCATTTTATGCCGAATCCGGTGGCCAGGTTGGTGACCGGGGCTACCTGGAATGTGGCGGCCAGCGGGTCATGGTGGAAGATACTTACAAGGAGAACGACCTGGTCATTCATAAAACGACGGAGATGCTGTCTGATTTAAGTAAAAAAATCAGGGCAGTAGTGGATAGCGGGAAAAGAGGAGCGACGGCAAATAACCACAGCGCTACCCACCTTATGCATGCCGCTTTAAGGAAAGTCCTGGGGAACCATGTGGAACAAAAAGGATCACTGGTGGATGAGAATCACCTTCGTTTCGATTTTTCACATTTCACTAAAATGACGGATGAGGAGATTCGCGAAGTTGAGATAATCGTTAACAGCAGGATCAGGGAGAACATCAGCAAAGGCGAGAAGCGGAGAGTCCCGGTCGAAGCAGCTAAAAAAATGGGGGCCATGGCTTTGTTCGGAGAAAAATACGGGGAGGAAGTCAGGGTGATTACGTTTGATCCGGGTTACTCTGTCGAACTTTGTGCCGGCACCCATGTTCCCTCGACAGGCCAGATCGGCTTTTTCAAAATCATTTCTGAAGGGGCCATCGCCGCGGGTGTCAGGCGTATTGAAGCTGTTACCGGCGAGAAGGCGGAAGCTTATTTTTACGAGCAACTGGCGCTCATCGAAGAGATCCGCGAAATATTAAAGAATACCAAGGACCTGGCGAAAAGTGTAAAAAGCATGGCTGAAGAGAACAAGGCCCTGTTAAGAAAGATCGAAGAGCATAATCGTTACCGGGTTGATGCATTGAAAGTTGAACTGCTCCGGAATGCTGAAATGATCAATGGAATCTCGTTCATTGGGGCAAAACTTGACCTGGATGCAAAAACAGCCAAGGATCTGGCTTTTTCAATGAGTGACCAGCCCGGCAGCCTGTTTATTTTATTTGTCACTATCTCAGAAGATAAGGTGAACATAAGCCTGATGCTGTCCGCTGACCTGGTAAAAGAAAGGGGATTGCATGCTGGTAACCTGGTCAGGGAACTGGCCCGTGAGATCAATGGCGGGGGCGGGGGACAGCCTCATTTTGCCACAGCAGGCGGAACCAATGCCAAAGGCATTCCGGTAGTTTTGGAGCAAGCCAGGAAGATCGTTGGAAGTCTTTAA
- a CDS encoding SDR family oxidoreductase codes for MNIIVTGASRGIGFETVKNFAQDRQNNVFAIARGKGGLEKLKQTCRNISGIDNVHIFPFDLLQGNYPAILVPEILRIMNNVDILVNNAGLLLHKPFENMEESDFDLMFHANVKSVFNLTRHLLPHFSKNAHIVNIGSMGGFQGSAKFPGLSLYSASKGALAILTECLAEEFKGRQIKVNCLALGSAQTEMLEQAFPGYKAPLSAGEMAAFITEFSLRGHQWFNGKVLPVSVSTP; via the coding sequence ATGAATATCATTGTAACAGGCGCAAGCCGTGGAATCGGTTTTGAAACCGTTAAGAATTTCGCACAGGACCGGCAAAACAATGTCTTTGCAATAGCCCGCGGAAAAGGGGGACTGGAGAAATTGAAACAAACATGCAGGAATATAAGCGGTATTGATAATGTACATATCTTTCCATTTGACTTATTGCAAGGTAATTATCCGGCAATATTAGTGCCGGAAATTCTGAGAATAATGAATAACGTTGATATCCTGGTCAATAATGCCGGATTATTGCTCCATAAGCCTTTTGAGAATATGGAAGAAAGCGATTTTGACCTGATGTTCCATGCAAATGTAAAGAGCGTATTCAATCTGACCAGGCACCTGCTTCCTCATTTCTCCAAAAACGCCCATATTGTCAATATTGGCAGTATGGGAGGCTTCCAGGGGAGTGCGAAATTCCCTGGTTTGTCGCTTTATAGCGCCAGCAAAGGCGCTTTGGCTATATTGACTGAATGCCTGGCTGAAGAGTTCAAAGGCAGGCAGATAAAAGTTAACTGCCTTGCTTTGGGATCAGCACAAACAGAGATGCTGGAGCAAGCTTTTCCCGGCTATAAAGCGCCTCTCTCCGCCGGAGAGATGGCTGCTTTTATCACTGAATTCTCCCTCCGTGGTCACCAATGGTTCAACGGAAAGGTTCTGCCTGTGTCGGTTTCTACTCCATGA